The following proteins come from a genomic window of Aquimarina sp. MAR_2010_214:
- a CDS encoding TIGR00730 family Rossman fold protein, protein MRKEQHHKGWNEIKTNDSWAIFKIMGEFVNGFEKMSKIGPCVSIFGSARTKTDDKYYQLAVDVAKEIVDQGYGVITGGGPGIMEAGNKGAHLGGGTSVGLNIDLPFEQHDNPYIDSDKSLDFDYFFVRKVMFVKYSQGFVVMPGGFGTLDELFEAITLIQTKKIAKFPIILVSTEFWGGLIDWIKSTLLQKFGNISPGDLDLIHIVDTPGEVLGILDKFYTQYNLSPNF, encoded by the coding sequence ATGAGAAAAGAGCAACACCATAAAGGCTGGAATGAAATAAAAACAAATGATTCATGGGCAATCTTCAAGATTATGGGAGAATTTGTTAATGGGTTTGAAAAAATGAGTAAAATAGGACCTTGTGTATCTATTTTTGGATCTGCCCGCACAAAAACAGATGATAAATACTATCAACTAGCTGTAGATGTGGCCAAAGAAATTGTAGATCAAGGTTACGGAGTTATCACTGGTGGTGGTCCCGGTATAATGGAAGCAGGAAATAAAGGAGCACATCTGGGAGGAGGAACTTCTGTAGGACTTAACATAGATTTACCTTTTGAACAACATGATAATCCATACATCGATAGCGATAAAAGCCTGGATTTTGACTATTTTTTTGTACGTAAAGTGATGTTTGTAAAATATTCTCAAGGATTTGTAGTTATGCCAGGAGGGTTTGGAACTTTAGATGAATTATTTGAAGCAATAACATTAATACAAACCAAAAAAATTGCGAAATTCCCAATTATATTAGTAAGTACTGAATTTTGGGGTGGACTAATTGATTGGATAAAAAGTACATTGCTACAAAAATTCGGAAATATAAGCCCGGGAGATTTAGATTTAATACATATTGTAGACACCCCAGGCGAAGTATTAGGAATTTTAGATAAGTTCTATACTCAGTACAATTTAAGTCCGAATTTCTAA
- a CDS encoding ferritin, with product MENLTRQEISINLEVMDMLNKQIEKEQRASSLYLAMASWCDQKTLVNSASFFYKQAAEEREHMMKIFKFINDTGGSAYSPDVSNITHEFSSLREIFETALNHEISITQSIYKIVAKCRQVNDFGSENFLMWFVEEQLEEEETIKDILDMFDLSGDMPLQFIDERIPVGK from the coding sequence ATGGAAAATCTAACACGACAAGAAATAAGCATTAATCTAGAAGTAATGGATATGCTTAATAAGCAAATAGAAAAAGAACAAAGAGCTTCGTCACTGTATTTAGCGATGGCCTCATGGTGTGATCAAAAAACACTTGTAAATAGTGCTTCCTTTTTTTATAAGCAGGCAGCTGAAGAAAGAGAGCACATGATGAAAATTTTTAAGTTTATTAATGATACAGGAGGATCAGCATACTCTCCAGATGTTTCGAATATAACTCATGAATTTTCTTCTCTTAGAGAAATTTTTGAAACTGCACTAAACCATGAAATATCCATCACACAATCTATATACAAAATTGTTGCAAAATGCAGACAAGTAAATGATTTTGGTTCAGAAAACTTCTTAATGTGGTTTGTAGAAGAACAGCTTGAGGAAGAAGAGACTATTAAAGATATTTTAGATATGTTTGACTTATCAGGGGATATGCCACTTCAATTCATTGATGAAAGAATACCTGTTGGTAAATAA
- a CDS encoding histidinol-phosphate transaminase has protein sequence MTHKTHLLPKPKNNNTHIDLNLFNQTTHNPSYASLTDNFEKINGLKDFCIPVNTYFPSKSLMDSLYEKIPSALKYYPSSNNHITEYIASFSNIENPKRIIAGNGSTEIISWLNSIFIKDSLFVPVPSFGRWIEEPINLGIELHTIQYCDDNNQLLSSEKFVEAVLKSGAKNAVICNPNNPTGSIFSRTELLFILSKLDHLDNIIIDESFIDFSSKTPPTIKNDVHLFSNAWVIKSLGKNVGLHGLRMGYAISNENNINKLKKHLPYWNINGISEMLLMLIQEEKPTYDESRIKVIHDTMYLADRFSELDFFKVFPTNSNFIFARLDSQIDGEELRNRLLKDKSCFIRNCENKMGSTKQHFRIATRKKQDVDFLISAIKEEVSKM, from the coding sequence ATGACCCACAAAACTCACTTACTCCCTAAACCTAAAAATAACAATACACACATTGACCTTAATCTATTTAACCAAACAACTCATAATCCTTCTTATGCAAGTCTAACAGACAATTTTGAAAAAATAAACGGGTTAAAAGATTTTTGTATTCCTGTAAATACTTATTTCCCTTCAAAATCATTAATGGATAGTCTATATGAAAAAATACCGAGTGCTTTAAAATATTATCCCAGTTCTAACAACCACATCACAGAATATATTGCAAGTTTCTCTAATATTGAAAATCCAAAAAGAATTATTGCAGGAAATGGATCAACTGAAATCATTTCTTGGCTTAATTCTATATTCATAAAAGATAGCCTATTTGTACCTGTACCTTCTTTTGGAAGATGGATAGAAGAACCAATAAACTTAGGTATAGAGCTACACACCATACAATATTGTGATGATAACAATCAACTACTCTCTTCAGAGAAATTTGTAGAAGCTGTACTAAAATCTGGAGCAAAAAATGCTGTTATCTGCAACCCAAACAATCCAACGGGTTCTATTTTCTCAAGAACCGAACTATTATTTATATTAAGTAAACTAGATCATTTGGATAACATCATCATTGATGAATCTTTTATTGATTTTTCTTCTAAAACCCCTCCAACAATAAAAAATGATGTCCATCTATTCTCCAATGCATGGGTAATCAAAAGTTTAGGAAAAAATGTTGGTTTACATGGACTTAGAATGGGATATGCCATTAGCAATGAAAATAACATTAACAAGCTTAAAAAACACCTACCATATTGGAACATTAATGGAATATCAGAAATGCTATTAATGCTCATACAAGAAGAAAAACCAACATACGACGAAAGTAGAATTAAAGTAATTCACGACACAATGTATTTGGCAGATCGTTTTAGTGAATTAGATTTTTTTAAAGTTTTCCCCACAAATTCAAATTTCATATTTGCTCGATTAGATTCACAAATCGACGGAGAAGAATTAAGAAATAGACTACTGAAAGATAAATCCTGTTTTATTAGAAATTGTGAAAATAAAATGGGCTCTACTAAACAACACTTTAGAATTGCAACACGAAAAAAACAAGATGTAGATTTTCTTATAAGTGCAATAAAAGAAGAAGTTTCAAAAATGTAA
- a CDS encoding metalloprotease: protein MNILKIYSFVIIFFALTAGFAQHNIIINANLNTKKKIVTIEQEITYTNSSKDTLTKVFFHDWANSFSDKTTPLGKRFAEDFIKRFYFAKDEERGRTIIQNVSNKELQSLQWGRHEGTQDIIWIKSSKPIYPGENQTFLLKYQIKIPSNKFTRYGYHANGNFSLKYWYILPAVYDTKWNIYSHKNLDDLYAPIADYQLNFTLPSTYEIVSDLQQKNSILSDDETTKTIQLKGNKRNEVNLYIERTSSFYSFSSDGVQFISNIDDNDLMPEMKSVATDRIIGFLQKKLGPYPFDKIVISENDYKNNPVYGLNQLPDILRPFPDGFQFEIKQLKTITENFLERTLIINPRYDAWVKDAIHIYLMMAYTEQYYPEMKIIGKLSKVIGIRWFHAADLDFNDQYFLAYKNMARLFLDQPLLQPQDELVKFNKNIANAYKAGVGFKYLEDYLGDDNIVDQSIKDFYTQNVLKYTNSDKYKKVLTNIAPLDIEWFFEDYVQTNEKLDFKIKSVKKRKDSIEVTIKNKGNNTMPISLYGFRKKDIVSKTWVMGITGTKKVKIPNEDISKLVLDYDQNVPEVNRRNNYRNLKWIFNKPIQFRFLQDIEDPRYTQVFFIPEIEFNVYDGFTLASKFYNKSFIKRNFQYNLSPAYGFKSKKLLGSASIFCRQQLSDYGLYKVRYGVNGSMYSYAPDLLFKRFSASLSFHFRPKDLRSNKKQRLHIRNVNVFRDRSEENPVATPDYNVFNARYKYSDFNLINFLGYTIDYQVSKNFSKLSATVNYRKLFLNNRQLNLRLFAGSFIFNDTEEKDGNFFSFALDRPTDYLFDYNYLGRSENTGLVSQQIILAEGGFKSQLEYSFANQWITTLNANTNLWKWIYMYGDVGLVKNKKISPKFVYDAGVRLSLVADYFEVFFPIVSNKGWEISQPNYEQQIRFIITLSPETLIGLFTREWY from the coding sequence TTGAATATTTTAAAAATATATAGTTTTGTAATTATCTTTTTTGCACTTACTGCAGGGTTTGCACAGCACAATATCATTATAAATGCTAACCTGAATACCAAAAAAAAGATAGTAACTATAGAGCAGGAAATTACATATACAAATTCGTCAAAAGATACACTTACAAAAGTATTTTTTCATGATTGGGCCAATAGCTTCTCTGATAAGACCACTCCTCTTGGTAAAAGATTTGCAGAAGATTTTATAAAACGGTTTTATTTTGCCAAAGATGAAGAGCGAGGAAGAACCATAATTCAAAATGTTAGCAATAAAGAATTACAATCTTTACAATGGGGACGACACGAAGGAACCCAGGATATTATATGGATAAAATCTTCTAAACCTATTTATCCAGGAGAAAATCAAACTTTTCTATTAAAATATCAAATCAAAATTCCCAGTAACAAATTTACTAGATATGGATATCATGCAAATGGAAATTTTAGTTTAAAATACTGGTATATTCTTCCTGCTGTATATGATACAAAATGGAATATCTATAGTCATAAAAATCTTGATGATCTATATGCTCCCATAGCAGATTATCAACTTAACTTCACTTTACCCTCTACATATGAAATAGTTAGTGATCTACAACAGAAGAATAGCATTTTATCAGATGACGAAACAACCAAAACCATACAACTCAAAGGTAACAAGAGAAACGAAGTAAATTTATACATAGAAAGAACATCATCTTTCTACAGTTTCTCTTCTGACGGTGTACAATTTATAAGCAATATAGATGATAATGATTTAATGCCAGAAATGAAATCGGTAGCAACCGATAGAATTATTGGTTTTTTACAAAAAAAATTAGGGCCATATCCTTTTGATAAAATTGTAATTTCCGAAAATGATTATAAAAATAATCCCGTATATGGATTAAATCAATTACCAGATATATTAAGGCCTTTTCCTGATGGTTTTCAATTTGAAATAAAACAACTTAAAACAATTACTGAAAATTTTCTAGAAAGAACACTTATTATAAACCCTCGATATGATGCCTGGGTAAAAGATGCCATACACATCTATTTAATGATGGCATACACAGAGCAATATTATCCTGAGATGAAAATTATCGGTAAACTTAGTAAAGTAATCGGTATACGATGGTTTCATGCGGCAGACCTAGATTTTAATGACCAATACTTCTTAGCCTATAAAAATATGGCTCGATTGTTTTTAGATCAACCTCTTTTACAGCCTCAAGATGAGTTGGTAAAATTTAATAAGAACATAGCAAATGCGTATAAAGCGGGAGTAGGATTTAAATATCTTGAAGATTACTTAGGCGATGATAATATTGTTGATCAGAGTATTAAAGATTTTTACACTCAAAATGTATTAAAATATACAAATTCTGACAAATACAAAAAGGTGCTTACCAACATAGCTCCTCTGGATATAGAATGGTTTTTTGAAGATTATGTGCAAACCAATGAAAAACTTGACTTCAAAATAAAATCCGTTAAAAAGAGAAAAGATTCGATTGAAGTTACGATCAAAAATAAAGGCAACAATACAATGCCAATTTCTCTCTATGGATTTAGAAAAAAAGATATAGTTTCAAAAACATGGGTTATGGGCATTACTGGAACCAAAAAGGTAAAGATTCCCAATGAAGATATTAGCAAACTAGTCTTGGATTATGATCAAAACGTCCCAGAAGTAAACAGACGTAATAATTATAGAAATCTAAAATGGATATTTAACAAACCTATACAATTTAGATTTTTACAGGATATAGAAGACCCAAGATATACTCAAGTATTTTTTATTCCAGAAATAGAGTTTAATGTATATGATGGTTTTACGTTAGCTTCAAAATTTTACAACAAATCTTTTATAAAAAGAAATTTTCAATATAACTTATCTCCTGCTTATGGTTTTAAATCTAAAAAACTATTAGGATCAGCATCTATCTTCTGTAGACAACAACTTTCAGATTATGGATTATATAAAGTACGGTATGGGGTAAATGGTAGCATGTATAGCTATGCCCCCGATTTATTATTTAAACGTTTTTCTGCTTCTTTAAGTTTTCATTTTAGACCTAAAGACCTTAGATCTAATAAAAAGCAGAGACTTCATATCAGGAATGTAAATGTTTTTAGAGATCGAAGTGAAGAAAACCCTGTAGCAACCCCTGATTATAATGTATTCAATGCAAGGTATAAATATTCTGATTTCAATCTTATCAACTTTTTAGGATATACAATTGATTATCAAGTATCAAAAAACTTTAGCAAGCTATCAGCTACCGTTAATTACAGAAAGTTATTCCTTAATAACAGACAACTAAATTTACGTTTATTCGCAGGATCTTTTATCTTTAATGATACAGAAGAAAAGGATGGCAATTTCTTTAGTTTTGCCCTGGACAGACCAACAGATTATTTATTCGATTACAATTATCTGGGACGTAGTGAAAACACTGGACTCGTAAGTCAACAGATAATTTTGGCTGAAGGAGGGTTTAAATCTCAACTAGAATACTCATTTGCAAATCAATGGATCACTACCTTAAATGCAAATACTAATTTATGGAAATGGATTTATATGTATGGAGATGTAGGATTGGTGAAAAATAAAAAAATCTCTCCAAAATTTGTCTACGATGCAGGAGTACGACTCAGTTTAGTTGCAGATTATTTTGAGGTGTTTTTCCCTATAGTATCTAATAAAGGATGGGAAATATCACAACCAAATTATGAACAACAAATTCGATTTATCATAACATTAAGCCCAGAAACACTAATAGGTCTTTTTACTAGAGAATGGTATTAA
- a CDS encoding S1 RNA-binding domain-containing protein — MLKLGEYNMLEVVRERDQGIYLCDEEGDEVLLPNKYVPEQFQIRDVLKVFVYLDSAERIVATTLEPFATVKSFAYLKCTNVSEIGAFLDWGLEKDLFVPFREQSSKMRVGSWYLVYVYLDEETNRLVASSKTNAFLDNSLVLLSSYDEVDLIASHPSPQGWNMIVNQKHLGLVYGDEIFQKITPGDQLKGFVKKVRPDGKIDLTLQRHGFRGIEPNAEQVLKELKSSGGFIDLNDKSDPEDIKEVFQLSKKSFKKAIGSLYKERKIIIEKEGIRLVEE, encoded by the coding sequence ATGCTTAAGCTTGGGGAATATAACATGTTAGAGGTTGTTAGAGAAAGGGATCAGGGGATTTATCTTTGTGACGAAGAAGGGGATGAGGTTTTATTACCCAATAAGTATGTACCAGAACAATTTCAAATAAGAGATGTTTTAAAGGTATTTGTGTATTTGGATAGTGCTGAACGTATCGTTGCTACTACTTTAGAACCATTTGCAACTGTAAAATCTTTTGCCTATTTAAAATGTACAAATGTGTCAGAGATTGGTGCTTTTTTGGATTGGGGATTAGAAAAAGATCTTTTTGTTCCTTTTAGAGAGCAATCTTCAAAAATGAGAGTGGGTAGTTGGTATCTTGTTTATGTGTATCTAGATGAAGAAACCAATCGACTTGTTGCATCAAGTAAGACCAATGCTTTTTTAGATAATTCTTTAGTTTTACTGTCTTCATATGATGAAGTTGACCTTATTGCTTCTCATCCTTCACCACAAGGTTGGAATATGATTGTAAATCAAAAACATCTGGGGTTAGTATATGGTGATGAAATTTTTCAAAAGATAACACCAGGAGATCAACTTAAAGGGTTTGTAAAAAAAGTCCGCCCTGATGGAAAGATAGATCTTACATTGCAACGACACGGATTTAGAGGGATAGAACCAAATGCAGAGCAGGTTTTAAAGGAGTTAAAGTCTAGCGGTGGTTTTATTGATCTGAATGATAAATCTGATCCCGAAGATATTAAAGAGGTTTTTCAATTGAGTAAGAAAAGTTTTAAAAAAGCTATCGGATCGTTATATAAAGAAAGAAAAATTATTATCGAGAAAGAAGGAATACGTCTGGTAGAGGAGTAG
- a CDS encoding DUF2853 family protein: protein MSKRDELITKYAADIKDKIGQTPDMDLLTKVTIGCGPSIYNADAATVSGSDQSELDTVKKNFLIKKLGLSDGPKLDEGIASVIEAYGKSNRNKYRAVVYYLLTKHFGKESTYK from the coding sequence ATGAGTAAAAGAGATGAGTTAATTACAAAATACGCCGCAGATATCAAAGATAAAATTGGGCAAACTCCGGATATGGATCTTTTAACCAAAGTTACAATTGGATGTGGTCCTTCAATTTACAATGCAGATGCTGCTACAGTATCTGGTTCGGATCAAAGTGAATTAGATACAGTAAAGAAAAACTTCTTAATCAAAAAATTAGGTCTTTCTGATGGACCAAAATTAGACGAAGGTATTGCTTCTGTAATTGAAGCTTATGGTAAATCAAACCGTAATAAATATAGAGCGGTTGTTTATTATCTTTTGACAAAACATTTTGGAAAAGAATCTACTTACAAATAG
- a CDS encoding thiamine pyrophosphate-dependent enzyme has translation MQPETITSSNISFEEYRDQILRDYKIALISRECSLLGRREVLTGKSKFGIFGGGKELPQLAMARVFRDGDFRSGYYRDQTFMMAIDQYTVEQFFAGLYAHTDINKEPFAAGRQMGGHFSTHSLNEDGTWKNLTQQKNSSADISPTAGQMPRLLGLAQASKVYRNEKGVSNHSNFSIQGNEVAWGTIGNASTSEGLFWETINAGGVLQVPMVVSVWDDEYGISVHAKHQTTKEDISLILEGFRRDENHEGYEILKVNGWDYPALMDTYEKAEKLAREKHIPVIIHVKELTQPQGHSTSGSHERYKSEERLNWEREYDCNKKFKEWIIEHNIASAEELLDFEKTAKKEVRKGKNESWNAYLSEIKSEQKEALEILKSVENKSANKNFISPLINVLASKEEPIRKDILEVTRKTLQYITKENFVEKSTLQEWINNYISRIQPKYSSHLYNENDSNAIHIEEVKAQYDANTPLVDGRVIIRDNFEKLFSRIPEALIFGEDSGKIGDVNQGLEGLQEKFGETRVSDVGIREATIIGQGIGMAMRGLRPIAEIQYLDYILYCVQGLSDDLATLRYRTFAKQKAPLVIRTRGHRLEGIWHSGSQMGGLVHLLRGIHILVPRNMTKAAGFYNTLMDSDEPALVVECLNGYRLKEKIPSNLSEIRTPIGIVETIKEGTDITLVSYGSTLRLVEQAAKELLSVGINAEVIDVQSLLPFDLNHDIVKSITKTNRLLIIDEDVPGGATGYILHKLIDEQNVYQYLDSKPQTLSAQPHRPAFGTDGDYFSKPSIEDIFETVYDIIHEVDPANFPKLR, from the coding sequence ATGCAGCCTGAAACCATTACTTCATCTAATATTTCATTCGAAGAATATAGAGATCAAATACTTAGAGACTACAAAATAGCATTGATTAGTAGAGAATGTAGTTTGCTAGGAAGACGAGAAGTATTGACGGGTAAGTCTAAGTTTGGAATTTTTGGAGGAGGAAAAGAATTACCGCAGCTTGCGATGGCTAGAGTTTTTCGTGATGGTGATTTTAGATCAGGATACTACAGAGATCAAACATTTATGATGGCTATTGATCAATATACTGTAGAGCAATTCTTTGCTGGATTATATGCCCATACAGATATTAACAAAGAACCTTTTGCTGCAGGAAGACAGATGGGAGGGCATTTTTCAACACATAGTCTTAATGAAGATGGCACATGGAAAAACCTAACACAACAAAAGAATTCGAGTGCAGATATCTCTCCTACTGCTGGTCAAATGCCTAGATTATTAGGTCTAGCTCAAGCATCAAAGGTGTATCGTAACGAAAAAGGTGTTTCTAATCATTCTAATTTTTCAATTCAAGGAAACGAAGTAGCCTGGGGAACTATTGGTAATGCAAGTACCAGTGAAGGCCTATTTTGGGAGACTATTAATGCAGGAGGTGTTCTACAAGTACCAATGGTTGTTAGTGTATGGGATGATGAATACGGTATCTCTGTTCATGCAAAACATCAAACTACTAAAGAAGATATTTCTCTTATTCTAGAAGGTTTTAGACGTGATGAAAATCATGAAGGCTATGAAATATTAAAAGTTAACGGTTGGGACTACCCTGCACTCATGGACACCTATGAAAAAGCTGAGAAACTAGCACGTGAAAAGCATATTCCAGTTATCATTCATGTTAAAGAGTTAACACAACCACAAGGACACTCCACTTCTGGATCTCACGAAAGATACAAAAGTGAAGAACGATTAAATTGGGAACGCGAGTATGATTGCAATAAAAAGTTTAAAGAATGGATCATTGAACATAATATTGCATCAGCAGAAGAACTTCTGGATTTTGAAAAGACAGCAAAAAAAGAGGTAAGAAAAGGAAAAAATGAATCTTGGAATGCTTATTTATCAGAAATCAAATCAGAGCAAAAAGAAGCATTAGAAATTCTTAAATCAGTAGAAAATAAAAGTGCAAATAAAAACTTTATTTCTCCTCTGATTAATGTTTTAGCATCCAAAGAAGAACCAATACGTAAAGATATCCTTGAGGTAACAAGAAAAACATTACAATATATTACCAAAGAAAACTTTGTAGAAAAATCTACTCTACAGGAATGGATAAATAATTACATTTCTCGTATTCAACCAAAATACAGTAGCCACCTATACAATGAAAATGACTCTAATGCTATACATATTGAAGAAGTAAAAGCTCAATATGATGCCAACACACCACTAGTTGATGGTAGAGTTATTATAAGAGACAACTTTGAAAAATTATTTAGTAGAATCCCCGAAGCTCTTATTTTTGGAGAAGATAGCGGTAAAATTGGTGATGTAAATCAAGGACTTGAGGGACTTCAGGAAAAGTTTGGAGAAACTAGGGTATCTGATGTCGGAATTAGAGAAGCTACAATAATAGGACAAGGAATTGGAATGGCTATGCGAGGACTAAGACCTATTGCAGAAATCCAATACTTAGACTACATTCTATATTGTGTACAAGGATTAAGTGATGATCTTGCCACGTTACGATATAGGACTTTTGCAAAACAAAAAGCTCCTTTAGTAATCAGAACCCGAGGACACAGATTAGAAGGAATCTGGCATTCTGGTTCTCAAATGGGCGGTCTTGTTCACCTACTAAGAGGTATCCATATTCTTGTACCTCGAAATATGACCAAAGCTGCAGGTTTTTACAATACATTAATGGATAGCGATGAACCTGCTCTAGTTGTAGAATGTCTTAACGGATATCGTCTAAAAGAGAAAATACCTTCTAATTTATCAGAAATTAGAACACCAATTGGCATCGTTGAAACAATTAAAGAAGGAACAGATATTACTTTAGTATCCTACGGATCTACATTGCGATTGGTTGAACAAGCTGCAAAAGAATTATTATCTGTAGGAATTAATGCCGAAGTAATCGATGTACAATCTTTACTTCCTTTTGATCTAAACCACGATATTGTAAAAAGTATTACTAAAACTAACCGATTATTGATCATTGACGAAGATGTACCGGGTGGCGCTACAGGATATATTTTACACAAATTGATTGATGAACAAAATGTATATCAATATTTAGACAGCAAACCACAAACCTTAAGTGCGCAGCCACACAGACCTGCTTTTGGAACTGATGGAGATTATTTTAGTAAACCTTCAATAGAAGACATATTCGAAACCGTATATGACATTATACATGAAGTAGACCCTGCTAATTTTCCTAAATTAAGATAA
- a CDS encoding 1,4-dihydroxy-2-naphthoyl-CoA synthase, with amino-acid sequence MSSIDWKTVKEYEDITYKKSGGVARIAFNRPNVRNAFRPNTTSELYDAFYNAQEDTSIGVVLLSAEGPSTKDGVYSFCSGGDQKARGHQGYVGEDGRHRLNILEVQRLIRFMPKVVIAVVPGWAVGGGHSLHVVCDLTLASKEHAIFKQTDADVTSFDGGYGSAYLAKMVGQKKAREIFFLGRDYSAQDAYEMGMVNAVIPHDDLEDTAYEWAKEILEKSPTSIKMLKFAMNLTDDGMVGQQVFAGEATRLAYMTDEAKEGRDAFLEKRKPDFKNIKWMP; translated from the coding sequence ATGAGTTCAATAGATTGGAAAACTGTAAAAGAATACGAAGACATCACCTATAAAAAATCGGGAGGTGTTGCCCGAATAGCATTTAATAGACCAAATGTACGTAATGCTTTTAGGCCAAATACAACAAGTGAACTTTATGATGCTTTTTATAATGCTCAAGAAGATACATCTATAGGTGTGGTTTTGCTTTCTGCAGAAGGGCCTTCTACAAAAGACGGAGTATATAGTTTTTGTAGTGGAGGAGATCAAAAAGCTAGAGGTCACCAAGGATATGTGGGAGAAGATGGTAGGCACAGGCTAAATATTTTAGAGGTGCAAAGACTTATTAGATTCATGCCAAAAGTTGTTATTGCGGTAGTGCCAGGTTGGGCTGTAGGAGGAGGGCATAGCCTTCATGTTGTTTGTGATCTTACTCTGGCAAGTAAAGAACATGCTATTTTTAAACAAACCGATGCAGATGTAACAAGTTTTGATGGAGGATATGGATCTGCGTATTTGGCAAAGATGGTTGGACAGAAAAAAGCACGTGAAATTTTCTTTTTAGGGAGAGATTACTCTGCGCAAGATGCATATGAAATGGGAATGGTAAATGCTGTAATCCCTCATGATGATCTTGAGGATACTGCATATGAATGGGCAAAAGAAATACTTGAAAAATCACCAACATCTATTAAAATGTTGAAATTTGCAATGAATCTTACAGATGATGGTATGGTAGGGCAACAAGTATTTGCAGGCGAAGCAACACGACTAGCATATATGACAGATGAAGCCAAAGAAGGAAGAGATGCATTTCTTGAAAAACGAAAACCGGATTTCAAAAATATTAAATGGATGCCTTAA